In the Lysinibacillus sp. PLM2 genome, one interval contains:
- a CDS encoding phosphoglycerol transferase: MEGLINKKEGFLNKFFGLYILAVFMLWIKTYITQATQFNLGVEGSLQQFLLFINPLGSALLFLGFSFIFKGRGKYVLLVVIYTLMSILLYANAVYYRFFSDFITLPTIYQTQNFGDLGGSVQSLLMPYDVLFFVDVIFLIYLCLTKRIKKDYNRIGYKKAIAVIAFVVGISAVNLGLANADRPQLLTRGFDRTYIVKYLGMYNYTIYDATETLKASSQRALANSDDMTEVINYTKSNYAEPNEKYFGAAKGMNVIYIHLESFQNFLIDYKLNGEEVTPFLNSLTKDPNTLYFDNFFHQTAQGKTSDAEFMLENSLFGLPQGSAFITKGQNTYQAAPAILSDHGYTSAVFHGNSGTFWNRNEIYKSFGYDHFFDASYYDTSSEKDMAEYGLMDKPFFEQSLPLLESLQQPFYTKFITVAHHYPYKIDQDLTTIGKANTGDASVDDYFQTARYADEAIEEFITKLKESGLYDNTMLVFYGDHYGISENHNRAMEIIMGKEITPYESANLQRVPLIIHAPGIEGGVNHSYGGQIDLLPTVLHLLGIDTKNYVQFGTDLLSEEHNEVVAFRNDDFVSPTIFSIGGKYYDATTGLPLDDSQLEKAEEYKEEVDYKLQLSDKVVNGDLLRFYTPADFTPVNPSQFNYNKKVIEPAITQ; the protein is encoded by the coding sequence ATGGAAGGTTTAATTAATAAGAAAGAGGGCTTTTTAAACAAGTTCTTTGGATTATATATATTAGCTGTTTTTATGCTATGGATTAAAACATATATTACACAGGCGACACAATTTAACTTGGGTGTAGAAGGATCGTTACAACAATTCCTTTTATTTATAAATCCATTAGGATCTGCTCTATTATTCCTTGGATTTTCATTTATTTTTAAAGGTCGAGGAAAGTATGTATTGCTAGTTGTGATATATACTCTAATGTCGATTCTTTTATATGCAAATGCAGTTTATTATCGATTCTTTAGTGACTTTATTACATTACCAACAATCTATCAAACTCAAAACTTTGGAGATTTAGGTGGTAGTGTTCAATCTTTATTAATGCCTTACGATGTTTTATTCTTTGTGGATGTGATTTTCTTAATTTATCTTTGTTTAACTAAAAGAATTAAAAAAGACTATAATCGTATTGGCTATAAAAAAGCAATTGCGGTAATTGCTTTTGTTGTCGGTATTTCTGCTGTGAATCTTGGATTGGCTAACGCTGACCGCCCACAATTATTAACTCGCGGTTTTGACAGAACTTATATTGTAAAGTACTTAGGAATGTATAACTACACGATTTACGACGCTACTGAAACGTTAAAAGCATCTTCACAAAGAGCTTTAGCGAATAGTGATGATATGACAGAGGTTATAAACTATACGAAATCTAACTATGCAGAGCCTAATGAAAAGTATTTTGGCGCGGCAAAAGGGATGAACGTTATTTATATTCATTTGGAATCATTCCAAAACTTCTTAATTGACTATAAATTAAACGGTGAAGAAGTTACACCATTTTTAAATTCATTAACAAAAGATCCGAATACACTTTACTTTGATAATTTCTTCCATCAAACTGCTCAAGGTAAAACGTCCGATGCTGAATTTATGCTAGAAAATTCATTATTTGGTTTACCACAAGGATCTGCTTTTATTACAAAAGGTCAAAATACGTACCAAGCAGCTCCAGCAATTTTAAGTGATCACGGCTATACATCAGCCGTATTCCACGGTAATAGTGGTACCTTCTGGAATCGAAATGAAATTTATAAATCATTTGGCTATGACCATTTCTTTGATGCAAGCTATTATGATACAAGTTCTGAAAAAGATATGGCTGAATATGGTTTAATGGATAAACCATTTTTTGAACAGTCATTACCTCTTTTAGAATCATTACAACAACCGTTCTATACGAAATTTATTACGGTTGCGCATCATTATCCATATAAAATCGATCAAGATTTAACGACAATCGGTAAAGCGAACACTGGTGACGCAAGCGTGGACGATTACTTCCAAACTGCACGATATGCAGATGAAGCGATTGAAGAATTCATCACTAAATTAAAAGAGTCTGGTTTATATGATAATACGATGTTAGTTTTCTATGGTGACCATTATGGTATTTCTGAAAATCATAATCGAGCTATGGAAATAATTATGGGGAAAGAAATTACACCATATGAAAGTGCTAATTTACAACGTGTACCATTAATTATTCATGCACCAGGAATAGAAGGTGGCGTTAACCATTCGTACGGTGGTCAAATAGATCTACTTCCAACGGTGTTACATTTACTTGGAATTGACACAAAAAATTATGTGCAATTTGGTACGGACCTATTATCAGAAGAGCATAATGAAGTAGTTGCATTTAGAAATGACGACTTTGTAAGTCCGACGATCTTTTCAATTGGTGGAAAATATTATGATGCTACAACTGGTCTGCCTTTAGATGATAGCCAGTTGGAAAAAGCGGAAGAGTATAAAGAAGAAGTAGATTATAAATTACAGTTATCGGATAAAGTAGTGAATGGTGATTTATTAAGATTTTATACACCAGCAGACTTCACTCCAGTAAATCCTTCTCAGTTTAATTACAATAAAAAAGTAATAGAACCAGCCATAACTCAATAA